Part of the Usitatibacter palustris genome, GCCGAGCCGTAGACGTCGTTCTGGACCTGCGCGGCCGCCTGGTTGCCCACGCGGACCGGTCCCATGCCGCGGTATCCCGGAAGGGACGCGAGCTCCTTTTCGGGAAGCTCCGGCGAGCCGCTGATGCGATACACGGGCTGCAGCGCGCCCCGCGCCTGCGAGGCCACGTTGATGATGTAGCCGATGTAGCGTTCCATCGTGCGCGTTGCATTGAGGCGGTTGAGCGCGTTCACCACGAAATAGGCGTCGCGCAGCCAGCAGAAGCGGTAGTCCCAGTTCCTGCCGCTGCCCGGTGCTTCGGGAATCGACGTCGTGAAGGCCGCGATGACGGCGCCGGTGTCGTCGTACGCGGCAAGCTTCAGCGTGATGGCGGCGCGGATGATGTCGTCCTGCCATTCGAAGGGAATCGAAAGGTCCCGAACCCAGTCGTGCCAGTAGTCGAGGGTGAGCTCGTGGAAGCGCCTTGCGGTCTCGGCCACACCGCCCTGGAGCGTTTCGTCCGGGCCGATGAGGAAAGCGACCGTATTGCGAAGGGAGAAGGTCGATTCCTCCAGGACGGCGGTGATCGAGCAATCCGTCGTCACGCGCAACGTGTAGTCGGTGCCGACGAAGCGCACGTGGTTGGTGCCGGCGGTGGTCCGCGGTCGCTCGCGCCCGTACTCGCTCGCCGGACGCAGCAACATTCGCACGCGCGGGCTGCCCGCCACCGGCCGCACGATGCGCACGAGCTGCGCCGGGCAGAAAAGGCGTCCGAACTGGCGGAAGCGGGGCGCGAAGTCGACGACCTCCACGATGCCGCCATGCTTGTCGTGCAACCGCGTGAGAAGAACCGGTGAATTGGGCGCATAGGCCTGCTCGGCGTGCGCGAAGTCCTCGAGGTCCACCGCGAAGTAGCCGAAGTCGTCGGCCCCGCCGCGCTCGCGCAGGAGCGAGCAGAACTGCGCGTCGGCGTCGAAGCGCGGGAAGCAGGCCCATACCAGCTCCGCGCGGTTGTCGACGAGGGCGCCGATGCTCGAGTTTCCGATCAGGCCGAGCTCGAGATCCCTCACGATGCGCCCGCCGCGTGCGCGAACCGCCGCGCGTAATCCTCGAGCCAATGGCGCGCCGCTTGCGCATCGGGCACGCGCCAGCGTGCGCGCGTCGGACCGTCGCCGATCTTCACGGAATGGCCGCCGAGCCGCGCCACGGCCTCGAACCCGTCCTCGTCGGTGCGATCGTCGCCCACGAACACGGGGATCCGCCCCGCGAAGGGCGCCTCTCGCATCAGTTGGAGCACGGCCGTGCCCTTGTTGTGGGCCGCGGGCTTCGCTTCATAGACGTAGTGTCCCGAGATCACTTCGTAATCGTCGCCTAGTTCGTGCGCCGCCCGCTTGATCGCGGCCTCGGCATCGGCTGCGTGGCCGGGCCGATCCCGATAGTGGAGCGCGAAGTTCGAGCCTTTGTCCTCGAGGACGAAGCCGGGGTTGGCGTGCACGACCGCATCGAGGGCCGCGGCGACGTGGTCGAAGGCGGCGCGGCGCGGGCCCGCGGGCAAGGCCGCCACGCGGCCCGTGCGGACTTCCGCGCCATGCTGGCCGGCGGCGGGCAGCTCCAGCGGGGCGAAGAGGCGATCGAGGTCGGCGATGCTGCGCCCGCTCACGAGTGCGAGCGCGCCGCCCGTGGCATCGCGCAGGTTCTCGAGGAGGCCGCGCAATCCGGGCTCGACCCTCACGGCGGCCGGATGGCCCGCGAGGTCGACCAGCGTACCGTCGACATCGAGGAAGAGCGCCCAGCCGGGCTGCGGGTCAGGAACCGTCATCGTTCCGCGGACCCCCGCAGTCCGATGACGCGCACCCCGCGCCGCGCGCCGGCGAGGCGGCGGCGATGGCGCATCCGCGAAGCATCGAGGAGCATGCGGCCGGCCCAGCGATAGACGTTGAACTCCTGCACCAGGCTGCGCATGCTGCGCATGCGGTCGCGCTGCTCGGCCGGGTTCATCGACAGCGCGAGACGAAGTGCCGCGGCGCATTGCTCGGTGTCGTAGGGATTCACGATCAGCGCTTCCATCAACTCGCGCGAGGCGCCCGCAAATTGCGACAGGATCAGCACGCCGCGCTCGTCGTCGCGCGCCGCCACGTATTCCTTCGCGACGAGGTTCATGCCGTCATGCAGGCTCGAGACGAAGCAAACGTCGGCGCCCCGATACAGCGCGTAGACACGGCGCGCGTCGTGATGCTCGATGCGCAAGGTGATCGGCGGGCATCCGGGAGAGCCGAAGCGGTTGTTGATTCGTTGGGCCGCGGCGCGCACGCGCGCGTCGAGCGATTGGTACTCCTCGATCGAGGAGCGGCTCGGCGCAGCCACCTGGACGAACGTGAAATGACCGACCCAGTGCGGCTCGAGCTCGAGCAGCCGCTCGATGGCCGCGAAGCGCTCGAGGATGCCCTTGGTGTAATCGAGGCGGTCCACGCCGATGCCGACCTTCGTCTCGAGCGGCACTCCGAGCTCGCGGCGCAGGTCCGCGCCGCACTGGGCCACGTCCGGCAGGCCGGCGAGCATCGCGGGCGGCCACTCGATGGAGATCGGGTAGCGGTGCACCTCCGTCGCTTCACCGCCCAGCGAGATCGACGAGGTTTCGCGGTCGACGCGCGCCTCGAGGTAGCGACCCACGGTGTCGAGGAAGTTGTTGCAGTGGAACTGCGTGTGGAACCCGAGGATCGACGAGCCCAGCAGGCCCTCGAGGAGCTCGCCGCGCCACGGGCAAAGCCCGAACGCCTCCGGGTTGGGCCAGGGAATGTGCCAGAAAGTGATGATCGTGGCGCCCGGCAACTTCTCGCGGATCATGCGGGGGAGCAGGGCGAAGTGGTAGTCCTGCACGAGGACGATCGGGTTGCTCGTGCGTGACTCCTGGACCACCGCGTCGGCGAAGCGGCGGTTGACCGTGCGGTACTGCTCCCAGTCGGTCGCGCGGAACACGGGCCGCGTGTGCGCGATGTGGCATAGCGGCCACAGGCCCTCGTTGGCGAAGCCGTAGTAGTAACCCTCTTCCTCGGCCTTCGAGAGCCATACGCGGCGCAGCCGGTAGGCGGGGCTTTCGGGCGGGACCTGGATCCGGTCGCTGGAATCGACCACGTCGCGGTCGGCGTTTCCCGAGCCGTGCGCGATCCACGTTCCCGAGCACGCCCGCATCACGGGCTCGAGCGCGGTCACCAGGCCGCTCGCCGGCCGCTGCACCTGGATGCCGCCGCTCGCTCGCACGTGAATGTACGGTTCGCGATTGGAGACGATAAGGATCTCCTCGCCCTTCAGGTCCTCATGGAGGATCGCGCGCAGCGACTCGGGCCCCCAGCTCACTTGCGACTCGTCGCGCGTGCGCCGCTCGGCCTCGAGGTCGCGCACAAGCGCTGCCAGGTCGCGGGCGATGGGCTGGAGCTCGCGCGCACGCGTCTCGGGCGCGAGGGCCATCGCCTGCCCGCGGATGAGTGCCTTGATGCCCGCGACCCAACCTCTCCACGAGATCTCCGCGATCACCACCGTGATGAGGGCGACCACCGCGCCGATCGCCGCGAACAGGTAGATGAGGTACGTACGCGTATCCGCGCTGCGCCGCTGGATGAAGCTCATGTCGTGCACGATCAGCAGCTCGCCCAGGCGCTGGCCATCGACCTCGAGCGGACTCGCGGCGACATGCAGCGTGCCGCTGGGCTCGACGAGGATCCGGCCGGTCTTCTCGGGCTCGACTCCGGCCGGCGGGCAGACCGCGTTCTGGGGCAGCGTGGGCGTGCGGTAGACCAGCGCGCGATGGTTGTCGCAGAACCCGATCGCGAACAGGCGCTCGTCCTGCAGGATGCGGTTGAAGAACGCTTCCACGCGCAGGACGCGCGCTTCGTCGCGACCCTTTTGCCCGAGCAGCTCGACGAGGGGCTCCTGCACGGCGGTGGCGATGAGCTTTGCCCGGATGTCCACGTCGCGAACGAACCAGCGCAGTGTGAGCTGGTCGACTAGGGGGGCCACCACGTAGGCGATGAGGCCCAGCGCGATCGCAAGCGGAATGAGGAATCGAAGCGACAGTCTCATGGGCTACCTCGCTTGCGTCACTCGAATGCAGGCGGTGGGCCGGCCGCCTGCCGCTACGAGACGGTGTGCAGCCTCGAATTTGCCGACACGTGCTGCTTGAGGAACTCCATCTGGTCGGCGAGGATGCGGCGGTTGGCGAGGATCAGGAATTCCGCGCGGTTGGGCACGTAAGGCGCGTAGATCAGCTGCATGTGCGCCTCTTCCGGCGTGCGGCTGCCCTTCTTCTGGTTGCACGCCCGGCACGCGGTCACGACGTTCATCCACGTGTCCCGGCCGCCGCGCGACATCGGCATGATGTGGTCGCACGTGAGCTTGTAATGGGAGAAGTGGCCCGAGCAGAAACCGCAGATGTACTTGTCGCGGTGGAAGAGCTCGCGGTTGTTGAGCGGCGGGACCGAGTTGAAGCCCTTGAACGCGAGGGCCTTGCCCTTGATCGCGATGATCGAATTCGAGGTGATGCTGGAGCGCTCGCCGGTGAGATGGGAGCGCCCGCCCCAGACCGTGAAGGCCTCGCGGCCCATTTCCCAGGCCACGCGTTCCTTGGCGTAATACCAGACCGCCTGCTGCCAGGTGATCCAGCGATGCGGGACACCGTGGGTGTCCAGGGTAAGGATGAGCGGCAGGCTGCGATTCATGGGGCTCGAGAGCTTTTTCCTGTGAAATCGAAGACTTGGATTATCCTGCTCACAACTTGCTCCAATTTATCAAATTTCCCTTGCTAGTGCTCGCTTACACATGAACCTCGACCGCGTGACCTCGGGCCGCAAGCTGCCCAACGACATCAACGTGATCATCGAGATCCCGGCCCATGCCGACCCGATCAAGTACGAGGTCGACAAGGCCACCGGGGCGCTCTTCGTCGACCGGTTCCTGTCGACCGCCATGCACTACCCCTGCAACTACGGGTACATCCCCCACACGCTGTCCGATGACGGCGACCCGACGGACGTGTTGGTGGTTACACCCTTTCCGTTACATCCCGGCGTCGTCGTGGCCTGCCGGCCCATCGGGATGCTCGCGATGACCGACGACGCGGGCGGGGACACGAAGCTCCTCGCCGTG contains:
- the ppa gene encoding inorganic diphosphatase, which translates into the protein MNLDRVTSGRKLPNDINVIIEIPAHADPIKYEVDKATGALFVDRFLSTAMHYPCNYGYIPHTLSDDGDPTDVLVVTPFPLHPGVVVACRPIGMLAMTDDAGGDTKLLAVPIDKLTPLYRSVETPRDLAPETLAQIQHFFAHYKDLEPGKWVKVEGWLGPEEAKKEITRSAKRYAAQKKKR
- a CDS encoding glycoside hydrolase family 15 protein; the encoded protein is MRDLELGLIGNSSIGALVDNRAELVWACFPRFDADAQFCSLLRERGGADDFGYFAVDLEDFAHAEQAYAPNSPVLLTRLHDKHGGIVEVVDFAPRFRQFGRLFCPAQLVRIVRPVAGSPRVRMLLRPASEYGRERPRTTAGTNHVRFVGTDYTLRVTTDCSITAVLEESTFSLRNTVAFLIGPDETLQGGVAETARRFHELTLDYWHDWVRDLSIPFEWQDDIIRAAITLKLAAYDDTGAVIAAFTTSIPEAPGSGRNWDYRFCWLRDAYFVVNALNRLNATRTMERYIGYIINVASQARGALQPVYRISGSPELPEKELASLPGYRGMGPVRVGNQAAAQVQNDVYGSAVLAATHAFFDRRLMSVADAGLFRQLEVLGDRALAAHDQPDAGLWELRGSARVHTFSSLMCWVACDRLAKIAARLGIGERARYWRSAADGVHAVISERAWSGKRQAFTSSFGGEELDASLLLLHELGFLRADDPRFASTVDAIGKDLRRGDFIFRYAEADDFGAPTHAFLVCTFWYIDALASLGRRDEARALFEATLARRTRLGLFAEHAHPETGELWGNFPQTYSMVGMINSATRLSIPWDEAF
- a CDS encoding HNH endonuclease — protein: MNRSLPLILTLDTHGVPHRWITWQQAVWYYAKERVAWEMGREAFTVWGGRSHLTGERSSITSNSIIAIKGKALAFKGFNSVPPLNNRELFHRDKYICGFCSGHFSHYKLTCDHIMPMSRGGRDTWMNVVTACRACNQKKGSRTPEEAHMQLIYAPYVPNRAEFLILANRRILADQMEFLKQHVSANSRLHTVS
- the otsB gene encoding trehalose-phosphatase, whose amino-acid sequence is MTVPDPQPGWALFLDVDGTLVDLAGHPAAVRVEPGLRGLLENLRDATGGALALVSGRSIADLDRLFAPLELPAAGQHGAEVRTGRVAALPAGPRRAAFDHVAAALDAVVHANPGFVLEDKGSNFALHYRDRPGHAADAEAAIKRAAHELGDDYEVISGHYVYEAKPAAHNKGTAVLQLMREAPFAGRIPVFVGDDRTDEDGFEAVARLGGHSVKIGDGPTRARWRVPDAQAARHWLEDYARRFAHAAGAS
- a CDS encoding alpha,alpha-trehalose-phosphate synthase (UDP-forming); the protein is MRLSLRFLIPLAIALGLIAYVVAPLVDQLTLRWFVRDVDIRAKLIATAVQEPLVELLGQKGRDEARVLRVEAFFNRILQDERLFAIGFCDNHRALVYRTPTLPQNAVCPPAGVEPEKTGRILVEPSGTLHVAASPLEVDGQRLGELLIVHDMSFIQRRSADTRTYLIYLFAAIGAVVALITVVIAEISWRGWVAGIKALIRGQAMALAPETRARELQPIARDLAALVRDLEAERRTRDESQVSWGPESLRAILHEDLKGEEILIVSNREPYIHVRASGGIQVQRPASGLVTALEPVMRACSGTWIAHGSGNADRDVVDSSDRIQVPPESPAYRLRRVWLSKAEEEGYYYGFANEGLWPLCHIAHTRPVFRATDWEQYRTVNRRFADAVVQESRTSNPIVLVQDYHFALLPRMIREKLPGATIITFWHIPWPNPEAFGLCPWRGELLEGLLGSSILGFHTQFHCNNFLDTVGRYLEARVDRETSSISLGGEATEVHRYPISIEWPPAMLAGLPDVAQCGADLRRELGVPLETKVGIGVDRLDYTKGILERFAAIERLLELEPHWVGHFTFVQVAAPSRSSIEEYQSLDARVRAAAQRINNRFGSPGCPPITLRIEHHDARRVYALYRGADVCFVSSLHDGMNLVAKEYVAARDDERGVLILSQFAGASRELMEALIVNPYDTEQCAAALRLALSMNPAEQRDRMRSMRSLVQEFNVYRWAGRMLLDASRMRHRRRLAGARRGVRVIGLRGSAER